The following are encoded in a window of Impatiens glandulifera chromosome 5, dImpGla2.1, whole genome shotgun sequence genomic DNA:
- the LOC124938534 gene encoding uncharacterized protein LOC124938534 isoform X1, with product MGWSYEGISLDDFLKFVKGFVDILILASGYQSTGCLAHWDPENIKKAFQWSIFFEDVMRQLKCSDGYEDSIYELDTALSQIKSSPFFPQGLAHLSTITLSDARNFLLEYLIQGLPLRDMHLRDAIIAAMRMDLDVISGDKDNYLVEYLNKLSALCLTPIHDLDNKAFMKISSSSVTKALTKILIEELVRRQSTVSCIMSLENGLNILLKSIGHSTKRREEDLMELVQKDEWKRRTLSYFLDKRTIRLISGASLIFSAPKVQWIQTFENLCAATKAHDDDNSLEMIEILLLGCIGSRWRSLIEYFMSVSSDSLGTLEQYHEVCNLLPERHQESPSEETNDSKEKAIVEYMTSMLDGQVHQLWKLSPVLSAVAIPSWSSLFRSYLSALDCQLKGESSIISLCSCLQHKRDHVDCEVAERIWCLYMYQVRK from the exons ATGGGTTGGTCTTACGAAGGTATTTCGTTGGATGATTTCTTGAAATTTGTTAAAGGGTTCGTTGATATCTTGATTCTGGCATCTGGGTATCAGTCAACTGGCTGTCTTGCTCACTGGGATCCAGAAAACATCAAGAAAGCCTTCCAATGGAGTATTTTCTTTGAGGAC GTAATGAGACAACTGAAGTGTTCAGATGGATATGAAGATTCAATATACGAACTTGATACAGCTTTATCACAAATTAAATCTAGTCCATTCTTTCCTCAG GGTCTGGCACATCTTTCAACCATTACTCTTAGTGATGCCAGGAACTTCCTGTTAGAATATCTAATCCAAGGCTTGCCACTTAGGGATATGCATCTTAGAGATGCTATTATAGCAGCTATGAGAATGGATCTTGATGTAATCTCGGGAGATAAAGATAATTATCTTGTTGAATATCTGAATAAGTTGAGTGCACTATGTTTGACGCCTATTCATGACTTGGATAATAAGGCTTTCATGAAgatttcatcttcttctgtCACTAAAGCTTTGACGAAGATTCTTATTGAAGAACTTGTAAGAAGACAATCAACAGTTTCATGTATAATGTCCCTGGAGAATGGCTTGAATATCCTCTTAAAGTCCATTGGACATTCCACGAAAAG AAGAGAGGAGGATTTGATGGAACTTGTTCAGAAGGACGAGTGGAAAAGAAGGActctttcttattttcttgACAAGAGAACTATTAGATTGATCTCAGGTGCGAGCTTGATATTTTCTGCACCCAAGGTTCAATGGATCCAGACATTTGAAAATCTTTGTGCTGCAACAAAAGCTCATGACGATGATAACTCACTAGAAATGATT GAAATCTTGCTATTAGGATGCATTGGAAGTCGATGGAGGTCTCTAATTGAATATTTCATGTCAGTTTCCTCTGATTCACTTGGTACATTGGAGCAATATCATGAAGTGTGCAACTTGCTCCCTGAAAGACATCAAGAATCTCCATCTGAAGAAACAAATGATTCAAAG GAAAAGGCCATTGTTGAATACATGACATCAATGCTAGATGGACAAGTTCACCAGTTGTGGAAATTATCTCCCGTTCTTTCTGCTGTTGCAATTCCATCTTG GTCTTCTCTCTTTAGATCATACCTAAGTGCATTGGACTGTCAACTCAAAGGAGAATCTTCTATTATTAG TCTTTGCAGTTGTCTTCAACACAAGAGGGACCATGTAGATT GTGAAGTAGCTGAGAGGATTTGGTGCCTCTATATGTATCAAGTTCGAAAATGA
- the LOC124938534 gene encoding uncharacterized protein LOC124938534 isoform X2 has product MGWSYEGISLDDFLKFVKGFVDILILASGYQSTGCLAHWDPENIKKAFQWSIFFEDVMRQLKCSDGYEDSIYELDTALSQIKSSPFFPQGLAHLSTITLSDARNFLLEYLIQGLPLRDMHLRDAIIAAMRMDLDVISGDKDNYLVEYLNKLSALCLTPIHDLDNKAFMKISSSSVTKALTKILIEELVRRQSTVSCIMSLENGLNILLKSIGHSTKREEDLMELVQKDEWKRRTLSYFLDKRTIRLISGASLIFSAPKVQWIQTFENLCAATKAHDDDNSLEMIEILLLGCIGSRWRSLIEYFMSVSSDSLGTLEQYHEVCNLLPERHQESPSEETNDSKEKAIVEYMTSMLDGQVHQLWKLSPVLSAVAIPSWSSLFRSYLSALDCQLKGESSIISLCSCLQHKRDHVDCEVAERIWCLYMYQVRK; this is encoded by the exons ATGGGTTGGTCTTACGAAGGTATTTCGTTGGATGATTTCTTGAAATTTGTTAAAGGGTTCGTTGATATCTTGATTCTGGCATCTGGGTATCAGTCAACTGGCTGTCTTGCTCACTGGGATCCAGAAAACATCAAGAAAGCCTTCCAATGGAGTATTTTCTTTGAGGAC GTAATGAGACAACTGAAGTGTTCAGATGGATATGAAGATTCAATATACGAACTTGATACAGCTTTATCACAAATTAAATCTAGTCCATTCTTTCCTCAG GGTCTGGCACATCTTTCAACCATTACTCTTAGTGATGCCAGGAACTTCCTGTTAGAATATCTAATCCAAGGCTTGCCACTTAGGGATATGCATCTTAGAGATGCTATTATAGCAGCTATGAGAATGGATCTTGATGTAATCTCGGGAGATAAAGATAATTATCTTGTTGAATATCTGAATAAGTTGAGTGCACTATGTTTGACGCCTATTCATGACTTGGATAATAAGGCTTTCATGAAgatttcatcttcttctgtCACTAAAGCTTTGACGAAGATTCTTATTGAAGAACTTGTAAGAAGACAATCAACAGTTTCATGTATAATGTCCCTGGAGAATGGCTTGAATATCCTCTTAAAGTCCATTGGACATTCCACGAAAAG AGAGGAGGATTTGATGGAACTTGTTCAGAAGGACGAGTGGAAAAGAAGGActctttcttattttcttgACAAGAGAACTATTAGATTGATCTCAGGTGCGAGCTTGATATTTTCTGCACCCAAGGTTCAATGGATCCAGACATTTGAAAATCTTTGTGCTGCAACAAAAGCTCATGACGATGATAACTCACTAGAAATGATT GAAATCTTGCTATTAGGATGCATTGGAAGTCGATGGAGGTCTCTAATTGAATATTTCATGTCAGTTTCCTCTGATTCACTTGGTACATTGGAGCAATATCATGAAGTGTGCAACTTGCTCCCTGAAAGACATCAAGAATCTCCATCTGAAGAAACAAATGATTCAAAG GAAAAGGCCATTGTTGAATACATGACATCAATGCTAGATGGACAAGTTCACCAGTTGTGGAAATTATCTCCCGTTCTTTCTGCTGTTGCAATTCCATCTTG GTCTTCTCTCTTTAGATCATACCTAAGTGCATTGGACTGTCAACTCAAAGGAGAATCTTCTATTATTAG TCTTTGCAGTTGTCTTCAACACAAGAGGGACCATGTAGATT GTGAAGTAGCTGAGAGGATTTGGTGCCTCTATATGTATCAAGTTCGAAAATGA
- the LOC124940458 gene encoding heterogeneous nuclear ribonucleoprotein 1-like, with amino-acid sequence MDSDEGKLFVGGIAWDTTEDKLKEHFEKYGQVREAVIMRDQITKRPRGFGFVVFDDPSNLDAAIQEKHSINGRTVEAKRALSREEQRTSQNPVRSNVGGAGNYRTKKIFVGGLPTALTEEEFRQYFETYGKVTDVVIMYDPNTKRPRGFGFITFDSESMVERVLHKSFHELNNKMVEVKPALPKEVSPGGAVVSQIVGGYGPSSYPPTTFDGQSIGGNRLMQVPTSNGPFVSYPNFGMPTYAYPMPNIGYGGYSGGYSGSYVAGPSSSYLGGPSGPMSNPWINQYPHGYIGGAVSGLIVPTMYGNYVGPDSYMSTRTGNGPKRNVVTSSRARGQHGSPAMRSSDS; translated from the exons ATGGACTCGGATGAGGGAAAGTTGTTTGTGGGTGGTATAGCATGGGATACTACTGAAGATAAGCTCAAAGAACACTTTGAGAAGTATGGTCAAGTCAGAGAGGCTGTGATCATGAGAGATCAAATCACCAAACGACCCAGAGGTTTTGGTTTTGTTGTATTTGATGATCCTTCCAATCTCGATGCTGCAATTCAGGAAAAACATTCTATTAATGGAAGAACC GTGGAGGCTAAAAGAGCTTTATCGAGAGAAGAACAGCGAACCAGTCAAAATCCTGTAAGAAGCAATGTGGGAGGGGCAGGAAATTACAGAACAAAAAAGATATTTGTTGGTGGTTTGCCTACCGCTCTGACAGAAGAAGAGTTTCGTCAATATTTCGAAACGTATGGAAAAGTAACAGATGTAGTTATCATGTACGATCCAAACACTAAGCGTCCTCGTGGTTTTGGGTTCATCACGTTTGATTCAGAGAGCATGGTGGAAAGGGTTCTCCACAAGTCCTTCCACGAACTGAACAACAAAATGGTTGAGGTAAAGCCAGCTCTTCCCAAAGAAGTAAGCCCAGGTGGTGCAGTAGTTAGCCAAATAGTAGGTGGCTATGGACCCAGTTCTTATCCTCCAACCACATTCGATGGTCAATCGATTGGTGGAAATAGATTGATGCAGGTTCCAACATCAAATGGTCCATTTGTATCGTATCCTAACTTTGGAATGCCAACATATGCATATCCTATGCCTAATATAGGATATGGAGGGTACAGTGGCGGTTACAGTGGCAGTTATGTTGCAGGCCCTAGCAGCAGTTATCTTGGTGGACCATCTGGACCAATGAGCAACCCATGGATCAACCAGTATCCTCATGGATATATTGGTGGGGCGGTTTCTGGGTTAATTGTTCCAACTATGTATGGTAACTATGTTGGACCCGATAGCTATATGAGCACTCGAACAGGAAACGGGCCAAAAAGGAATGTTGTCACGAGCAGTAGAGCTAGAGGGCAGCATGGGAGTCCTGCAATGAGATCATCAGACTCTTGA